The Triticum aestivum cultivar Chinese Spring chromosome 3A, IWGSC CS RefSeq v2.1, whole genome shotgun sequence genome includes a region encoding these proteins:
- the LOC123058680 gene encoding uncharacterized protein, whose product MGNCLKLQRASESWVDDDEWEVDVVEGKTAAGENEKTERVEVKIRVTKRQVQELLQQAALDGKGKRATEKVLTDLINSGTVCYHDDHETRGHWRPSLQSITEAEEP is encoded by the coding sequence ATGGGGAACTGCTTGAAGCTGCAGCGCGCCTCCGAGTCGTGGGTCGACGACGACGAGTGGGAGGTGGACGTGGTGGAGGGGAAGACGGCGGCCGGCGAGAACGAGAAGACGGAGCGGGTGGAGGTGAAGATCAGGGTGACCAAGAGGCAGGTCCAGGAGCTGCTGCAGCAGGCTGCCCTGGACGGCAAGGGGAAGAGGGCGACGGAAAAGGTGCTGACGGATCTGATCAACTCCGGCACGGTGTGCTACCACGACGATCACGAGACGAGGGGGCACTGGAGGCCGTCGCTGCAGAGCATCACCGAAGCCGAAGAGCCTTGA
- the LOC123058681 gene encoding uncharacterized protein — MGNCAITHQATSWADDGEWELPSPGDDEAHEERRKEHASEVTIRISKRQLQELVDKRADDGVWKGRRSASELLADIMNAGEVHHHVDHCRAAHWKPALQSIPEAVES; from the coding sequence ATGGGGAACTGCGCCATCACGCACCAGGCCACGTCGTGGGCGGACGACGGCGAGTGGGAGCTGCCGTCGCCGGGCGACGACGAGGCGCACGAGGAGCGGAGGAAGGAGCACGCCAGCGAGGTGACCATCCGGATCAGCAAGCGCCAGCTGCAGGAGCTGGTGGACAAGAGGGCCGACGACGGCGTCTGGAAGGGCCGGCGGTCGGCGTCGGAGCTTCTGGCGGACATCATGAACGCCGGGGAGGTGCACCACCACGTCGACCACTGCAGGGCGGCGCACTGGAAGCCCGCCCTCCAGAGCATCCCGGAGGCGGTGGAGTCGTGA